A region from the Paenarthrobacter aurescens genome encodes:
- a CDS encoding class I SAM-dependent methyltransferase, whose amino-acid sequence MSSVVVSAAYSARAAEYTSLFGSINSAQPEDQQLVLEWASGLSGKVLDAGCGPGQWTNFLHSAGVDVEGVDLVPEFLETARQNFPEVPFSLGSFETLPTPDQSLAGILAWYSVIHTPPANIGRVLDEFARCTKPDGGLLLGFFDGPSGESFPHAVTPAYFWSVEEMSARLLKAGFTMVSAHSRVDPEARPHAAITAIRTKL is encoded by the coding sequence ATGTCCTCAGTAGTCGTGAGCGCCGCATATTCTGCGCGCGCGGCCGAATACACCTCGCTCTTCGGCTCCATCAACAGCGCGCAACCGGAAGATCAGCAACTCGTTCTCGAGTGGGCCAGTGGCCTGTCCGGCAAAGTTTTGGATGCTGGCTGCGGACCTGGGCAGTGGACCAACTTCCTGCACTCTGCCGGGGTTGACGTCGAAGGGGTGGATTTAGTCCCGGAGTTCCTCGAGACTGCCAGGCAGAACTTCCCGGAAGTTCCGTTCTCTCTGGGCTCATTTGAAACGCTGCCCACACCGGATCAATCGCTGGCGGGGATCCTCGCGTGGTACTCGGTGATTCACACTCCCCCAGCCAACATTGGCCGGGTTCTGGACGAGTTTGCCCGATGCACCAAGCCCGACGGGGGCCTCTTACTCGGATTCTTCGATGGCCCGTCCGGTGAGTCGTTCCCGCATGCAGTGACTCCCGCCTACTTCTGGTCTGTGGAGGAAATGTCGGCACGACTACTGAAGGCCGGTTTCACCATGGTCAGCGCACACTCCCGCGTCGACCCCGAAGCGCGCCCCCACGCGGCGATCACTGCCATCCGCACCAAGCTCTGA
- a CDS encoding alpha-N-arabinofuranosidase, producing the protein MGNQENPTAKITIDPAFVVGPVRRKTFGAFVEHLGRCVYTGIFEPGHPKADDDGFRTDVLELTKELGVSTVRYPGGNFVSGYRWEDGVGPKEDRPTRLDLAWHSSDPNLVGVDEFAKWSAKAGVEPMMAVNLGTRGTQEALDLLEYSNIKGGTALSEQRKANGAVEPYNIKMWCLGNEMDGFWQIGHKKAAEYARVAAETARAMRMVNPDLELVACGSSAPTMPTFGEWERVVLNETYELVDLISAHQYFEDFGDLQEHLSAGHRMEAFIKDLVSHIDHVKSANKSGKQVNISFDEWNVWHMSRDESKAPTGDDWPVAPVLLEDRYTVADAVVVGDLLITLLRNTDRVHSASLAQLVNVIAPIMTEPGGRAWKQTTFHPFALTSQHASGTVLNLAAESPLLETQKTAGFTALSAVATLDAEARQAVVFVVNRSATDALTLDAAVGSLNPKRVIEAVTYANKDPYWQATADDSTSVLPSENVSVKLDGGRLTAELPAVSWSMIRLELNP; encoded by the coding sequence TTGGGAAACCAAGAGAACCCCACGGCCAAAATCACCATCGACCCCGCATTCGTCGTGGGCCCTGTCAGGAGGAAGACGTTCGGGGCCTTCGTGGAGCACCTCGGCCGCTGTGTGTACACGGGCATCTTTGAGCCCGGGCATCCGAAAGCGGACGACGACGGATTTCGCACCGACGTCCTGGAGCTCACCAAGGAACTCGGCGTCTCCACGGTCCGGTACCCGGGCGGCAACTTCGTCTCGGGCTACCGCTGGGAAGACGGCGTGGGACCCAAGGAAGACCGCCCAACAAGGCTCGATCTTGCCTGGCACTCCAGCGACCCCAACCTGGTGGGTGTGGACGAGTTCGCCAAGTGGTCCGCGAAAGCCGGAGTTGAACCCATGATGGCCGTCAACCTGGGCACCAGGGGCACTCAGGAAGCTCTGGACCTGCTGGAGTACTCCAACATCAAGGGCGGAACGGCCCTGTCCGAACAGCGCAAGGCGAATGGCGCCGTCGAGCCTTACAACATAAAGATGTGGTGCCTCGGGAACGAGATGGACGGCTTCTGGCAGATCGGCCACAAGAAAGCGGCAGAGTACGCGCGGGTGGCTGCTGAAACCGCGCGGGCAATGCGCATGGTCAATCCTGATCTGGAACTGGTGGCTTGTGGAAGTTCGGCGCCCACCATGCCCACGTTCGGCGAATGGGAGCGAGTGGTCCTCAACGAGACCTACGAGCTGGTGGATCTGATCTCGGCGCACCAGTACTTCGAGGACTTCGGGGATCTGCAGGAGCACCTGTCCGCAGGGCACCGGATGGAGGCGTTCATCAAGGATCTGGTGTCACACATTGACCACGTGAAATCGGCGAATAAGTCCGGGAAGCAGGTGAACATTTCCTTTGATGAGTGGAACGTCTGGCACATGTCCCGCGATGAGTCCAAGGCGCCCACCGGTGACGATTGGCCCGTGGCACCCGTGCTGCTGGAGGACCGTTACACGGTGGCCGACGCAGTGGTGGTGGGTGATCTGCTCATCACGCTGCTGCGCAACACGGACCGCGTTCACTCAGCGAGCCTCGCGCAATTGGTCAACGTGATTGCCCCCATCATGACTGAGCCGGGTGGCCGGGCCTGGAAACAAACCACGTTCCACCCCTTCGCGCTCACTTCACAGCACGCCTCAGGAACGGTGCTGAACCTTGCCGCTGAGTCCCCGCTGCTGGAGACCCAAAAGACGGCCGGCTTCACCGCCCTGTCCGCAGTGGCAACGTTGGACGCGGAAGCCAGGCAGGCCGTGGTGTTCGTGGTGAACCGCTCGGCGACGGACGCGCTGACGCTGGACGCCGCCGTCGGAAGCCTCAACCCAAAGAGGGTAATCGAGGCCGTTACGTACGCGAACAAGGACCCGTACTGGCAGGCGACGGCTGACGATTCCACGTCAGTGCTGCCGTCCGAGAATGTCAGTGTAAAGCTCGACGGCGGCCGTCTCACCGCCGAACTTCCGGCTGTGAGCTGGAGCATGATCCGTCTGGAATTGAACCCCTAG
- a CDS encoding GAF and ANTAR domain-containing protein yields the protein MTKKQLPLDELSGAIGRILGLLLTEEKVDHAVQNLSQAIKESVPGSSGAGVSILDAQARRSSTGFTDSIVEQADHLQYELGQGPCLTAWASEETVLIRDVHTDNRWPEWSAAVSKLPIRSVVSAPLLANGHSIGAIKVYAPEPAVFDAATAGLMELFASPAATLLSHIQSAETPQRISAGLQAALYSRDVVNRACGVLMERHKITHERALQQLILTSRQKNQSLQDVSVELVAGIPADRN from the coding sequence ATGACAAAGAAGCAACTTCCTTTGGATGAACTCTCTGGTGCCATCGGCAGGATCCTGGGGCTACTCCTCACGGAGGAAAAAGTAGACCACGCCGTACAGAATCTCTCCCAGGCCATCAAGGAATCCGTGCCAGGAAGCTCGGGTGCAGGGGTGTCCATCCTTGATGCCCAGGCGCGGCGGAGCAGCACCGGATTTACGGACAGCATTGTGGAGCAGGCCGATCATCTGCAGTATGAGCTGGGGCAAGGACCCTGCCTTACAGCCTGGGCGTCCGAGGAAACCGTGCTCATCCGCGATGTGCACACGGATAACCGGTGGCCCGAATGGAGCGCAGCTGTCAGCAAACTGCCCATCAGGTCAGTGGTCAGCGCTCCGCTCCTGGCCAATGGACACAGCATCGGCGCTATCAAGGTCTACGCCCCGGAGCCCGCTGTTTTTGATGCAGCCACCGCCGGGCTGATGGAACTCTTCGCTTCCCCCGCCGCCACTCTCCTCTCCCACATTCAAAGCGCTGAAACACCACAACGTATCAGCGCCGGCTTGCAGGCAGCCCTGTACAGCCGGGACGTGGTCAACCGCGCCTGCGGCGTCCTCATGGAGCGCCACAAGATCACCCACGAGCGAGCCCTCCAGCAGTTGATTCTGACCTCACGGCAGAAGAACCAAAGCCTGCAGGACGTCAGCGTGGAGCTGGTAGCCGGGATCCCGGCAGACCGGAACTAG
- a CDS encoding GAF and ANTAR domain-containing protein — MTETQPSQHISGSGMEEESVNLTDFLEHLQHLLVENADIREFLQDLVSMTARKLTSKGNVIACGVTVIRQKKPVAVADSDPLARKLDYIQNSFGDGPCLTALRTRTIANVPDVRQETRWPDYMKAAACTDVGSILALPMELNSTAEAVVNLYSKLPHGFSHDAILAAERVTATGAKALHLALKMAQLRDARENLTAALESRTAIDTAVGIVMAQNRCSRDAAFQILVSASSHRNIKLRAVAEGVIAHIAGDRRISASFEE, encoded by the coding sequence ATGACTGAAACCCAGCCCTCACAGCACATTTCAGGTTCTGGAATGGAAGAGGAGAGTGTCAACCTCACCGACTTCCTCGAACACCTCCAGCACCTTCTGGTGGAAAACGCCGATATCCGGGAGTTCCTCCAGGACCTCGTCTCCATGACAGCCAGGAAACTCACCAGCAAAGGCAACGTCATAGCCTGCGGAGTGACTGTTATTCGGCAGAAAAAGCCGGTTGCTGTGGCCGATAGCGATCCTTTGGCTCGCAAGTTGGACTACATCCAAAACAGCTTCGGCGACGGCCCATGCCTAACGGCGCTGCGTACGCGAACCATCGCCAATGTCCCGGACGTTCGTCAGGAAACACGGTGGCCGGACTATATGAAAGCCGCTGCCTGCACCGACGTCGGTTCTATTTTGGCTTTGCCCATGGAACTGAACAGCACGGCCGAAGCCGTAGTCAACCTTTACTCAAAGTTGCCCCATGGCTTCTCCCACGATGCAATTTTGGCTGCTGAGAGGGTCACCGCAACGGGAGCGAAGGCGTTGCACCTCGCCCTGAAGATGGCTCAGTTGCGCGATGCCCGCGAAAACCTGACGGCCGCGCTGGAGTCCCGGACGGCGATCGACACCGCAGTGGGAATTGTTATGGCGCAGAACCGCTGCAGCCGGGATGCGGCGTTCCAAATCCTGGTCAGCGCCTCAAGCCATCGCAATATCAAGTTGCGCGCAGTTGCAGAAGGAGTCATCGCCCATATTGCTGGAGACCGCAGAATTTCTGCTTCATTTGAGGAGTAG